The region GACCTTCCGTGACAGGGAAATCACGGCAGAGGCTATAGGGATATATTCACGCCGTGTCACTGAAGTGTTCGCACAGTTCTCGCCGAACAGGCGTTAAACACCAATTAAATTTTGGCCATCAATAAGCCGACCCAACACCAAACCTGCCCAATGAACCCAACAACAAAGAGACTTGAAACTTGTTATCCGACAAGTTCACCCTCACCCCTTGTCTATTCTCCTAACCCTAGCCCCACTTTCTGCATATAACTCAGCAGCGCCATGGCATCTGGTGTCCCTGTAGATTGTAATCCCTGCACTACACCAAGCTGATCGGCAACGCTGCGATGTTGACCCAGTTTTTGCTTGCCTTGCATATGAGTTATTTCAATTTTAAATCCAATGATCCCACTGGCCAGTCTATCTCGGTATTCATCGCTAAGTCGGTCGCGCTTAACCAATAACTCTGGCTCATAGGTATTAACGGTTTCATCCAGTGCTTTTATGGTTTCATCATTAGACAGCAAATGCATCTTGCCCTTAAGGTGAAC is a window of Shewanella sp. VB17 DNA encoding:
- a CDS encoding FMN-binding negative transcriptional regulator, which produces MYIPASMTIENRELMNDFIDKFSFGTLISEQLDANHLPFLLKKFEGERGTLYGHFSKANRHLAAQDKHNVLVVLQGPHNYISPSWYASSPAVPTWNYAAVHLKGKMHLLSNDETIKALDETVNTYEPELLVKRDRLSDEYRDRLASGIIGFKIEITHMQGKQKLGQHRSVADQLGVVQGLQSTGTPDAMALLSYMQKVGLGLGE